The proteins below come from a single Ruegeria sp. THAF33 genomic window:
- the tdh gene encoding L-threonine 3-dehydrogenase: MKSLEKSKPEEGLWMVQAPIPEIGPDDVLIRINKTGICGTDIHIWNWDEWASHTVPVPMITGHEFAGEIVEIGRNVTGLEIGQRCSGEGHLITTDSRQSRAGKFHLDPGTRGIGVNEQGAFAEYLKLPAFNVVPLPDDIPDEIGAILDPLGNAVHTALSFDLLGEDVLITGAGPIGIMAAAVARHAGARNVVITDINADRLKLAEHVVPSVRTVDVSTEDLQDVIAELGMKEGFDVGLEMSGSQAALDQMVEALVMGGKIALLGIPPGKSPVDWSRIVFKAITIKGVYGREMFETWYKMIAMLQNGLDVSRVITHRFAVDDFAKGFSAMKSGLSGKVVLDWT, from the coding sequence ATGAAATCACTGGAAAAATCCAAACCCGAAGAAGGGTTGTGGATGGTGCAGGCCCCGATCCCCGAAATTGGCCCCGATGATGTGCTGATCCGCATCAACAAGACGGGTATCTGCGGCACCGACATCCATATCTGGAACTGGGATGAATGGGCGTCTCATACCGTGCCGGTTCCGATGATCACTGGCCATGAGTTTGCCGGAGAGATCGTCGAGATCGGGCGCAACGTGACAGGGCTTGAAATCGGCCAGCGATGCTCGGGCGAGGGCCATCTGATCACCACCGACAGCCGTCAGAGCCGCGCCGGAAAGTTTCACCTGGATCCGGGAACCCGGGGCATTGGAGTGAACGAACAGGGCGCATTTGCCGAATACCTGAAACTGCCTGCCTTCAACGTGGTTCCCTTGCCCGACGACATACCGGATGAGATCGGGGCCATCCTCGATCCGCTGGGCAATGCGGTGCATACTGCCCTCAGCTTTGATTTGCTGGGCGAGGACGTTCTGATCACGGGTGCGGGCCCCATCGGCATCATGGCCGCTGCCGTCGCTCGTCACGCGGGTGCACGTAACGTGGTCATCACCGACATCAACGCAGACCGATTGAAACTGGCCGAACATGTGGTTCCCTCGGTGCGGACTGTCGATGTATCCACCGAGGACTTGCAGGACGTCATCGCCGAGCTTGGGATGAAAGAAGGATTCGATGTCGGGCTTGAAATGTCCGGCTCGCAAGCCGCCCTGGACCAGATGGTCGAAGCGTTGGTGATGGGTGGAAAGATCGCGTTGCTGGGGATTCCACCGGGCAAATCTCCGGTTGACTGGTCGCGCATCGTGTTCAAGGCGATCACGATCAAGGGGGTTTATGGGCGTGAGATGTTCGAGACGTGGTACAAGATGATCGCCATGCTGCAAAACGGTCTGGATGTGTCCCGCGTGATCACGCATCGCTTTGCGGTTGATGATTTCGCCAAAGGTTTTTCCGCGATGAAATCAGGCCTGTCCGGCAAGGTTGTTCTGGACTGGACCTAA
- the ubiE gene encoding bifunctional demethylmenaquinone methyltransferase/2-methoxy-6-polyprenyl-1,4-benzoquinol methylase UbiE, with product MSDNIDKTTHFGFETVPEAEKAGRVQGVFNSVASKYDVMNDVMSMGIHRVWKDAMMDWLAPRPGQRLLDVAGGTGDISFRFLKRAGHGHATVLDLTEPMLIEGRQRAEADQMSDSLNWVVGDAMALPFEDNTFDVYTISFGIRNVTRPQEALNEACRVLKPGGRLMVLEFSQLPNEGLQKLYDLYSFNVIPRMGKLIANDYDSYQYLVESIRKFPDQETFLNMVRTAGFENAKYRNLSMGIAALHSGWKI from the coding sequence ATGTCCGACAACATCGACAAGACCACTCATTTCGGTTTCGAAACCGTCCCCGAGGCCGAAAAGGCCGGGCGCGTGCAAGGCGTTTTCAACTCGGTTGCCTCGAAATATGACGTGATGAACGACGTCATGTCGATGGGCATCCACCGGGTCTGGAAGGACGCAATGATGGACTGGCTGGCGCCACGCCCCGGCCAGCGGCTGTTGGACGTGGCAGGCGGTACGGGCGACATCTCGTTCAGGTTCCTCAAGCGCGCGGGTCACGGCCACGCCACGGTGCTGGACCTGACCGAGCCGATGCTGATCGAAGGGCGGCAACGTGCCGAGGCAGATCAGATGTCGGACAGCCTGAACTGGGTCGTGGGCGATGCCATGGCCCTGCCCTTCGAAGACAATACATTCGATGTCTACACGATCTCGTTCGGCATTCGGAACGTCACCCGCCCGCAAGAAGCTTTGAACGAGGCTTGCCGCGTGCTGAAACCCGGCGGCCGTCTTATGGTGCTGGAATTCAGCCAGCTGCCCAATGAGGGGCTGCAGAAGCTCTATGACCTTTACAGCTTCAACGTCATCCCGCGCATGGGAAAACTGATCGCCAATGACTATGACAGCTATCAGTACCTGGTCGAATCGATCCGAAAGTTCCCCGATCAGGAGACGTTCCTGAACATGGTTCGCACAGCAGGTTTCGAAAACGCCAAATACCGGAACCTGAGCATGGGTATCGCCGCGCTGCATTCCGGCTGGAAGATCTGA
- the mutM gene encoding bifunctional DNA-formamidopyrimidine glycosylase/DNA-(apurinic or apyrimidinic site) lyase — protein MPELPEVETVRRGLSPAMEGVVIERADVNRPDLRWPFPERMAERLTGQRVERLRRRSKYILADLSSGETLLIHLGMSGRMTVSGDPLGQFVHDHPAVQKHDHVVFHMANGARITFNDPRRFGAMDLLQTSSAEDHKLLSVLGPEPLGNDFHDQHLIRAFKGKNTPVKSALLDQGIVAGLGNIYVCEALYRGRVSPRRKAGQISAPRVAALVPIIRQVLQDAIEAGGSSLRDFRQADGELGYFQHKFDVYGREGEACRTEGCGAPIKRITQSGRSSFYCAQCQR, from the coding sequence ATGCCCGAATTGCCTGAGGTCGAGACAGTAAGACGCGGCCTGAGTCCTGCCATGGAAGGGGTCGTGATCGAACGGGCTGATGTGAACCGCCCCGATCTGCGCTGGCCGTTCCCCGAACGTATGGCCGAACGGCTGACCGGGCAGCGGGTGGAGCGGCTGCGGCGGCGGTCGAAATACATTCTGGCGGATCTCAGCAGCGGTGAGACGCTGTTGATCCATCTGGGTATGTCGGGGCGGATGACGGTGTCGGGTGATCCGTTGGGGCAATTCGTCCATGACCATCCCGCCGTGCAAAAACATGACCATGTGGTCTTTCATATGGCCAACGGCGCGCGCATCACCTTCAACGATCCCCGCCGGTTTGGCGCGATGGACCTGTTGCAAACGTCCAGCGCCGAAGATCACAAGCTGCTGTCGGTTCTGGGGCCTGAACCCTTGGGCAACGATTTTCACGACCAGCACCTGATCAGGGCGTTCAAAGGCAAGAACACCCCTGTCAAATCCGCCCTGCTGGATCAGGGAATCGTTGCCGGTCTGGGCAATATCTATGTTTGCGAAGCTCTTTATCGCGGCCGAGTGTCGCCACGTCGCAAAGCCGGACAGATTTCCGCGCCCCGCGTGGCGGCGCTTGTTCCGATCATCCGGCAGGTGTTGCAGGACGCTATCGAAGCCGGTGGGTCTTCGCTGCGGGATTTCCGCCAAGCCGATGGAGAACTTGGATATTTTCAGCACAAGTTTGATGTCTACGGCCGCGAGGGCGAGGCCTGCCGGACCGAAGGGTGCGGAGCGCCGATCAAGAGAATCACCCAGTCCGGTCGCTCATCCTTCTATTGTGCGCAATGCCAAAGATAG
- a CDS encoding helix-turn-helix domain-containing protein, translating to MTEDTDDILNLLPARLKEARRAKGLSLEAVANLSGVSRSMVSQIERGESSPTISTLWNLTRALQVDFAGLLEGTKTTDQIEVLRNSEVPSIDNMGQNCRIRILSPPEEAGGHEVYDIEFDEDGALNSQPHARGAREQLTVLEGAVKVTSGNAVSELNQGDTARYAADIAHSICAQGPARVFLIVKNA from the coding sequence ATGACGGAAGACACAGACGATATCCTGAACCTCCTGCCTGCCCGCCTGAAAGAGGCACGCCGGGCCAAAGGCCTATCCCTGGAAGCTGTCGCCAATCTCAGCGGTGTGTCCCGGTCCATGGTCAGTCAGATCGAACGCGGCGAAAGCAGCCCGACGATCTCGACCTTGTGGAACCTGACACGCGCCTTGCAAGTGGATTTCGCCGGTCTCTTGGAGGGCACAAAGACCACGGACCAGATCGAGGTACTCAGAAACTCCGAAGTGCCCAGCATCGACAATATGGGGCAGAACTGCCGAATTCGCATCCTGTCACCACCGGAAGAGGCCGGGGGGCATGAAGTCTATGATATCGAATTTGACGAGGACGGGGCCCTGAACAGCCAACCCCACGCCCGCGGTGCCCGTGAACAGCTCACCGTGCTGGAAGGTGCGGTCAAAGTCACTTCAGGCAACGCGGTGTCCGAATTGAACCAGGGAGACACGGCCCGATACGCCGCCGACATTGCGCATTCCATCTGTGCCCAAGGGCCAGCCCGGGTATTTCTGATCGTAAAAAACGCCTGA
- a CDS encoding glycine C-acetyltransferase, producing MADAFLSHITDTLAQIESEGLYKRERMITSPQGGEITVGGKQVINLCANNYLGLADHPALIEAATQAMGPKGFGMASVRFICGTQDIHRELEQRLANFLNKDDSILFAACFDANGGLFEPLLGPEDAIISDSLNHASIIDGVRLCKAKRYRYMNNDMNDLEAWLKQAREDGARHIMIATDGVFSMDGYLANLPKIRELADKYDAIVMVDDCHATGFMGPNGAGTPDHFGVDVDILTGTLGKALGGAIGGYIAGPQPVIDLLRQRARPYLFSNSLPPSIVAAGLEAIRLVEEGDMLRAQLFGNAKYWRAGLEKLGFDLLPGEHPIIPVMLGEATLAQDMASRLFDEGVYVSGFFFPVVPRGQARIRTQMNAALTRDELDRALSAFGKVGKELGVIK from the coding sequence ATGGCAGATGCATTCCTGTCCCATATCACGGACACACTTGCGCAGATCGAATCTGAGGGTCTTTACAAACGCGAACGAATGATCACCTCGCCTCAGGGCGGTGAGATCACTGTGGGCGGCAAGCAGGTGATCAACCTCTGTGCCAACAACTATCTGGGTCTGGCGGATCACCCGGCGCTGATCGAGGCCGCAACACAAGCGATGGGACCCAAAGGATTCGGCATGGCGTCGGTTCGGTTCATCTGTGGTACGCAAGACATTCACCGCGAACTGGAACAACGTCTTGCCAATTTCCTGAACAAGGACGACTCCATCCTTTTTGCCGCCTGTTTCGACGCCAATGGCGGGCTGTTTGAACCTCTGCTGGGACCGGAAGACGCCATCATTTCAGACAGCCTGAACCACGCCTCGATCATCGACGGCGTGCGGCTGTGCAAGGCCAAGCGCTATCGCTACATGAACAATGACATGAACGACCTCGAAGCCTGGCTGAAACAGGCGCGCGAGGACGGGGCACGGCATATCATGATCGCCACCGATGGCGTGTTCTCGATGGACGGCTATCTGGCCAACCTGCCGAAAATCAGGGAACTGGCCGATAAATACGATGCAATTGTCATGGTGGACGATTGCCATGCGACCGGCTTCATGGGGCCGAACGGGGCTGGCACACCCGATCATTTCGGCGTCGATGTGGATATTCTGACGGGAACCTTGGGCAAGGCACTCGGGGGGGCAATCGGCGGCTATATCGCCGGGCCGCAGCCAGTGATCGACCTGCTGCGGCAGCGGGCGCGGCCCTATCTGTTCTCAAACTCGCTGCCGCCCTCGATCGTCGCTGCAGGGTTGGAAGCGATCCGCCTGGTCGAAGAAGGCGACATGCTGCGCGCGCAACTGTTTGGAAACGCCAAGTATTGGCGCGCTGGGCTGGAAAAGCTTGGCTTTGACCTGCTGCCCGGGGAACACCCGATCATCCCGGTGATGCTGGGTGAGGCGACGCTGGCACAAGACATGGCGTCACGGCTGTTCGACGAAGGCGTCTATGTTTCGGGCTTCTTCTTTCCGGTCGTCCCACGCGGGCAAGCGCGGATCAGAACGCAGATGAATGCGGCTCTGACCAGGGATGAACTGGACCGCGCCCTGTCCGCATTTGGCAAGGTCGGCAAAGAGCTGGGGGTCATCAAATGA
- a CDS encoding PLP-dependent cysteine synthase family protein, with product MILPSVIDVIGDTPMVELSRVCAQQKLSGRIIAKLDYLLPGFSKKDRAAKSIIETARADGTLSPGQTVVELTSGNMGTGLAIVCGILGHPFVAVMSAGNSVERARMMRALGAEVVIVPQALGSKPGEVSGADLELVDVKAKRITVERNAFRADQFGHSGNPKAHETGTGPEIWAESEGTVTAFCDFAGSGGTLAGAAEYLNRHGVRCYAVEPAGARALAGEPVSTPDHPIQGGGYAMDDLVHLKDSQLAGHLAVSGKAARDCARLLARTEGIFAGYSAGANLAAAIELLRGPEEGGCVAIVICDSGLKYLSTDLWE from the coding sequence ATGATCCTTCCATCGGTCATCGATGTGATCGGCGACACCCCCATGGTCGAACTGTCGCGCGTGTGTGCCCAGCAGAAGCTGAGCGGGCGTATCATCGCCAAGCTTGACTATTTGCTGCCGGGATTTTCGAAAAAGGACCGCGCGGCGAAGTCCATCATCGAAACGGCGCGCGCAGACGGGACTTTGTCACCGGGGCAGACGGTGGTCGAGCTGACCTCAGGCAACATGGGCACCGGCCTGGCGATTGTCTGCGGCATTCTGGGGCACCCGTTCGTGGCAGTCATGAGCGCGGGGAACTCGGTCGAACGCGCACGTATGATGCGGGCCCTGGGGGCCGAAGTTGTCATCGTGCCCCAGGCCCTCGGCAGCAAACCCGGCGAAGTCTCTGGGGCCGATCTTGAACTGGTCGATGTCAAGGCGAAGCGCATCACAGTTGAACGCAACGCATTTCGTGCGGATCAATTTGGCCATTCGGGAAACCCTAAAGCCCACGAAACCGGGACCGGGCCCGAGATCTGGGCGGAATCCGAAGGCACCGTCACGGCATTCTGCGACTTTGCAGGATCGGGCGGAACGCTGGCCGGAGCGGCAGAGTATCTGAACCGGCACGGCGTGCGATGCTATGCCGTGGAACCTGCGGGCGCGCGCGCTTTGGCCGGTGAGCCGGTTTCGACCCCGGACCATCCCATTCAGGGCGGCGGTTACGCCATGGATGATCTGGTGCATTTGAAGGATAGCCAATTGGCCGGACACCTTGCTGTTTCGGGGAAGGCCGCGCGGGACTGCGCCCGGCTTCTGGCCCGGACCGAGGGGATATTCGCCGGCTATTCGGCAGGCGCGAATCTTGCTGCGGCGATTGAACTGCTGCGCGGCCCCGAAGAAGGCGGCTGCGTCGCCATCGTCATCTGTGACAGCGGCCTGAAATACCTGTCGACCGATTTGTGGGAGTAA
- the ubiB gene encoding 2-polyprenylphenol 6-hydroxylase, translating to MRGPHNIIRLIRTGATLERTGAMNVVLDAFEAPRAVRILAHALGKPFQWLGYKGDPGMPPATRALTALGPAYIKFGQVLSTRPDVVGNELAEQLRVLQDKLPPFSKADAMAEVEKELGQPISDMFSEFSEPIAAASIAQVHKAKLTSTGEDVAVKVLRPGIERAFRKDVDAFYFAARIVQLFAPGARRLRPVEVIEHFDGVVRGELDLRLESAAASEYAANTKDDTGFWLPPVVWSLSARRVMTLSWADGIALGDNDALDAAGHNRNDLAERVLRLFLLHALRDGFFHADMHQGNLKVAANGDIIAYDYGIMGHIDEYTRRVYAEILFGFIRRDYKRVAEVHFEAGYVPANQDVDEFARALRAVGEPIFGMDATHISMGRLLSYLFEVTERFGMETRTELILLQRTMVVVEGVARSLDPHMNIWEVARPVVEDYIKQSIGPRAALRDFGKTAMVLARFGPRLPALVENALIAQTQKDEPQTPTFWSFALPATIGAAAGAALVLLINALS from the coding sequence ATGCGTGGTCCCCATAACATCATCCGCCTGATCCGCACAGGCGCCACGCTCGAGCGCACAGGCGCCATGAACGTGGTACTGGATGCGTTCGAAGCCCCGCGCGCCGTTCGCATTCTGGCCCACGCATTGGGCAAACCCTTTCAATGGCTTGGCTACAAAGGCGATCCCGGCATGCCACCGGCCACGCGCGCCCTGACGGCGCTTGGCCCCGCCTATATCAAATTCGGCCAAGTGCTCTCGACCCGCCCTGACGTCGTCGGAAATGAACTGGCCGAGCAACTGCGCGTTCTGCAAGACAAACTGCCCCCTTTCTCCAAAGCCGACGCGATGGCCGAAGTCGAGAAAGAACTGGGTCAGCCGATCTCGGACATGTTCAGCGAATTCAGCGAACCGATTGCCGCAGCCTCGATTGCGCAGGTTCACAAGGCCAAGCTGACAAGCACGGGCGAGGATGTTGCGGTGAAAGTCCTGCGTCCGGGGATCGAACGCGCGTTCCGCAAAGATGTCGATGCGTTCTATTTCGCCGCCCGGATCGTCCAGCTCTTCGCCCCCGGCGCGCGCCGTCTGCGACCGGTGGAGGTGATCGAGCATTTCGACGGTGTCGTGCGCGGCGAACTGGATCTGCGTCTGGAAAGCGCGGCAGCCTCCGAATATGCCGCCAACACCAAGGACGACACCGGCTTCTGGCTGCCCCCCGTTGTATGGTCGCTGTCCGCGCGGCGCGTCATGACGCTCAGCTGGGCGGACGGGATCGCGCTGGGTGACAATGATGCTCTGGATGCCGCAGGTCACAACCGCAATGATCTGGCCGAACGTGTCCTGCGCCTGTTCCTTCTCCATGCCCTGCGCGACGGCTTTTTCCACGCCGACATGCACCAGGGCAACCTGAAGGTGGCCGCGAACGGAGACATCATAGCCTATGATTACGGCATCATGGGGCATATCGATGAATACACGCGCCGGGTCTATGCTGAAATCCTGTTCGGTTTCATCCGCCGCGATTACAAACGCGTGGCCGAGGTGCATTTCGAAGCCGGCTATGTTCCCGCCAACCAGGACGTGGACGAGTTTGCCCGCGCTCTGCGTGCCGTGGGCGAGCCGATCTTCGGCATGGACGCCACGCATATTTCCATGGGGCGGTTGCTGAGCTATCTGTTCGAAGTGACCGAACGGTTCGGGATGGAAACACGTACCGAGCTGATCCTGCTGCAACGCACCATGGTTGTCGTCGAAGGCGTTGCGCGCTCACTCGACCCTCATATGAACATCTGGGAAGTCGCCCGACCCGTGGTCGAAGACTACATCAAACAGTCCATCGGCCCCCGGGCGGCCCTGCGTGATTTTGGGAAAACCGCAATGGTGCTGGCCCGCTTCGGCCCACGTCTGCCGGCACTGGTCGAAAACGCACTGATCGCGCAGACCCAGAAGGACGAACCGCAGACGCCCACCTTTTGGTCCTTTGCTCTGCCCGCCACGATCGGCGCCGCAGCAGGTGCGGCGCTGGTCTTGCTGATCAACGCGCTCAGCTGA
- a CDS encoding enoyl-CoA hydratase: protein MAFETIIVEIEDHVALIKLNRPDALNALNTQLLGELCTALEDADSNDKVRCIVITGSDKAFAAGADIKEMSEMSFVDVYNINLFADANDRVTAIRKPIIAAVAGYALGGGCELAMLCDFIIAADTAKFGQPEINLGVIAGLGGSQRLTRFVGKSKSMDMNLTGRFMDADEAERAGLVSRVVPAKKLIEEAVSAAQKIAEKSQLTAMAAKEAVNRSYELPLSEGMLFERRVFHSMFATEDQKEGMAAFLEKRTAQFRDK from the coding sequence ATGGCTTTTGAGACGATCATCGTCGAAATCGAAGACCACGTCGCACTTATCAAACTCAACCGACCGGATGCGCTGAACGCGTTGAACACCCAGTTGCTGGGTGAGCTCTGCACCGCGCTGGAAGATGCGGACAGCAACGACAAGGTGCGCTGCATCGTGATAACCGGATCGGACAAGGCCTTCGCCGCCGGCGCGGACATCAAGGAAATGTCCGAGATGAGTTTTGTCGACGTCTACAACATCAACCTTTTTGCCGATGCGAATGATCGTGTGACCGCAATTCGCAAGCCGATCATTGCGGCCGTTGCAGGTTACGCGCTAGGCGGTGGATGTGAACTTGCCATGCTGTGCGATTTCATCATCGCGGCGGACACCGCGAAATTCGGCCAGCCCGAGATCAATCTGGGCGTCATTGCCGGTCTGGGTGGAAGTCAGCGTCTGACGCGGTTCGTGGGTAAATCCAAATCGATGGACATGAACCTGACCGGGCGTTTCATGGATGCCGACGAAGCCGAGCGTGCGGGTCTCGTGAGCCGGGTGGTGCCGGCCAAGAAGCTGATCGAAGAAGCCGTGAGCGCAGCACAGAAGATTGCCGAGAAATCGCAGCTGACCGCAATGGCCGCGAAAGAAGCGGTGAACCGCAGCTACGAGCTTCCGCTGAGTGAAGGCATGTTGTTCGAGCGTCGTGTCTTCCACTCGATGTTCGCAACCGAAGATCAGAAGGAAGGCATGGCCGCGTTCCTGGAAAAGCGCACAGCGCAATTCCGCGACAAGTAA
- a CDS encoding acetyl-CoA C-acyltransferase family protein, with amino-acid sequence MSDIVILDGARTAIGTFGGALASTAPIDLATVATEAALERSGVEGAQIGHVVFGHVINTEPRDMYLSRVAAMQAGIPNGTPAMNVNRLCGSGAQAIVSAVQSLMLGDADFAVAGGAESMSRSPYIVPQARWGAKMGDVTSLDMMLGALKCPFGTGHMGVTAENVADEHQISREQMDAFALDSQTRAAAAIEAGYFDSQITPVQVKVKRDMVDFKVDEHPKATTAEALAGLRPVFKKDGRVTAGNASGINDGAAAMVLATADAAERAGLKPKARVIGYAHAGVRPEVMGIGPVPAVQNLLKKTGLSAEDFDVIESNEAFAAQALAVNQELGLDANKVNPNGGAIALGHPVGATGAIITLKALYELERTGGSKGLITMCIGGGQGIAIAIERL; translated from the coding sequence ATGAGCGATATCGTTATTCTCGACGGTGCCCGCACCGCAATTGGCACCTTTGGTGGTGCGCTGGCTTCAACCGCGCCGATTGATCTGGCCACTGTCGCGACCGAAGCGGCGCTTGAGCGATCGGGGGTTGAGGGGGCGCAGATCGGGCATGTTGTGTTCGGTCATGTGATCAACACTGAACCGCGTGACATGTATCTGTCGCGCGTCGCCGCCATGCAGGCGGGCATTCCCAATGGTACGCCGGCCATGAACGTGAACCGCCTGTGCGGATCCGGCGCGCAGGCGATCGTGTCAGCCGTTCAGTCCCTGATGCTGGGCGATGCTGACTTTGCGGTGGCAGGCGGAGCAGAGAGCATGTCACGCAGCCCCTATATCGTTCCGCAGGCGCGCTGGGGTGCAAAGATGGGCGACGTCACCTCGCTGGACATGATGCTGGGCGCGTTGAAATGCCCCTTCGGCACCGGACATATGGGGGTGACGGCCGAAAACGTGGCGGATGAGCATCAGATCAGCCGCGAGCAGATGGATGCGTTCGCATTGGACAGCCAGACACGTGCGGCAGCGGCGATCGAGGCCGGGTACTTCGACAGTCAGATCACTCCGGTACAGGTCAAGGTCAAGCGGGACATGGTCGATTTCAAAGTCGACGAGCATCCAAAGGCGACGACCGCCGAAGCGTTGGCGGGTCTGCGCCCGGTGTTCAAGAAGGACGGGCGTGTGACGGCCGGCAATGCCTCGGGCATCAATGACGGCGCGGCGGCGATGGTGCTGGCGACAGCGGATGCGGCCGAAAGGGCCGGTTTGAAACCGAAGGCGCGTGTGATTGGTTATGCGCATGCAGGTGTGCGGCCGGAAGTCATGGGCATCGGTCCAGTTCCGGCAGTGCAAAACCTGTTGAAGAAGACGGGCCTGTCAGCGGAAGACTTCGACGTGATCGAAAGCAATGAAGCCTTCGCCGCGCAGGCTCTGGCCGTGAATCAGGAGCTTGGATTGGACGCAAACAAGGTGAACCCCAACGGCGGTGCGATTGCGTTGGGGCATCCGGTTGGGGCCACGGGTGCGATCATTACGCTGAAAGCACTGTACGAGCTGGAACGTACCGGCGGATCCAAAGGGTTGATCACCATGTGCATCGGGGGCGGTCAGGGGATTGCCATCGCCATCGAGCGGCTCTGA